Proteins found in one Sporosarcina jeotgali genomic segment:
- the minD gene encoding septum site-determining protein MinD, with amino-acid sequence MGEAIVITSGKGGVGKTTSSANLGTALALQGKKVCLVDTDIGLRNLDVILGLENRIIYDLVDVIEGRCRIQQALVKDKRFEDRLFLLPAAQTTDKNAVTPEQMKDLITELKRDYDYILIDCPAGIEQGYKNAVAGADRAIVVTTPEISAVRDADRIIGLLEQEDIEPPKLIINRIRRNLINSGDTLDVNDITTHLSIDLLGIVLDDENVISSSNKGEPVVMDPNNPAALGYRNIARRILGESVPLMSVDTGKPGFFGKLKSLFTK; translated from the coding sequence GTGGGAGAAGCGATTGTTATAACATCTGGTAAAGGCGGAGTCGGAAAAACTACTTCGTCAGCAAACCTCGGTACTGCATTGGCCCTTCAAGGTAAGAAAGTTTGTCTAGTCGATACAGATATTGGATTGAGAAATTTAGACGTCATTCTTGGCCTTGAGAATCGTATTATTTACGATCTGGTTGATGTCATTGAAGGCCGTTGCCGAATTCAGCAGGCGCTCGTCAAGGACAAGCGGTTCGAAGATCGCTTGTTCTTGCTGCCTGCTGCACAGACAACGGACAAGAACGCAGTCACACCGGAACAGATGAAAGACCTAATCACCGAGTTGAAACGTGATTATGATTATATTTTGATAGATTGCCCTGCAGGTATTGAACAAGGATACAAAAACGCAGTGGCGGGCGCTGACCGCGCGATTGTCGTTACAACTCCGGAAATTTCGGCGGTTCGCGATGCGGATCGTATCATCGGATTACTGGAACAAGAAGATATTGAGCCGCCAAAGCTCATCATTAACCGGATACGGCGTAATCTTATCAATTCTGGCGATACATTGGATGTAAATGATATTACAACTCATCTCTCAATCGATTTGCTTGGAATTGTTCTTGATGATGAAAACGTCATTTCGTCTTCCAACAAAGGAGAACCGGTTGTAATGGATCCTAATAATCCTGCCGCGCTTGGATATCGTAATATCGCACGTAGAATATTAGGCGAATCCGTGCCGCTGATGTCCGTGGATACAGGGAAACCTGGATTCTTCGGGAAGTTGAAATCATTGTTTACTAAATAA
- the mreC gene encoding rod shape-determining protein MreC has product MPRFFSNKRLILLLVGVIVLVALIAFSLKDRQSANLPEKMVKDVVGFGQSLFSKPAHSITGFFDDIDGILNTYEENKTLKARLTEYASTEVELADIKEENERLRKIIDKKDDLRAYDPIQATVISRNPDQWEEKIIVDKGESQGVKLNMAVLTANGLVGKVVLVTPFTSTVELLSTENQNFRVSAMIPGKKDIFGLMEGYDPERGELIMKRIDSGFEVKVGQKVMSSGLGGIFPKGLLIGEVTEVSTDDYGLTKLAYVRPAAEFSMLDHVMIAKRQSATVKGTDDPGTSATEGKDGS; this is encoded by the coding sequence ATGCCGCGATTTTTTTCGAACAAACGTTTAATTTTACTGCTCGTGGGCGTAATTGTCCTGGTGGCATTGATAGCTTTTTCTCTTAAAGACCGGCAAAGCGCCAACCTCCCTGAAAAGATGGTGAAGGATGTCGTCGGTTTTGGACAATCTCTATTCTCCAAACCGGCCCACTCCATTACCGGATTTTTCGATGACATTGATGGAATTTTGAATACATATGAAGAAAACAAGACGTTAAAAGCTCGTCTGACCGAATATGCTTCAACTGAAGTGGAACTTGCAGACATCAAAGAAGAGAATGAGCGTTTACGTAAGATTATCGATAAAAAAGATGATCTGCGTGCGTATGATCCTATTCAAGCGACTGTTATTTCACGGAATCCCGATCAATGGGAAGAGAAAATTATTGTCGACAAAGGTGAAAGCCAGGGTGTGAAACTCAACATGGCCGTGCTGACTGCCAATGGGCTTGTCGGAAAAGTTGTCCTCGTGACACCGTTCACTTCCACAGTCGAATTGTTGTCGACTGAAAACCAGAATTTCCGTGTATCTGCCATGATTCCCGGGAAGAAAGATATTTTTGGTCTGATGGAAGGATACGATCCTGAACGTGGCGAATTGATTATGAAACGGATCGATTCCGGTTTTGAAGTGAAAGTGGGTCAAAAAGTTATGTCTTCCGGTCTTGGCGGAATTTTCCCTAAAGGTCTTTTAATTGGAGAAGTGACTGAAGTGTCGACTGATGATTATGGGCTCACAAAGTTAGCTTACGTCCGTCCGGCAGCAGAATTCTCAATGCTCGATCACGTTATGATTGCAAAACGACAATCTGCTACTGTGAAAGGGACAGATGACCCTGGAACGTCTGCAACAGAGGGGAAGGATGGATCATGA
- a CDS encoding site-2 protease family protein: MKFRLHPILLPVFILLAVMGGLAAYAIVFGSLLIHEAGHLAAAKAQSMRVRSITILPYGGEMEIANPSQHSRRARVLLALGGPIATTLVLAAAIVLSFPGSMDVIRIQLLILLVNLLPILPLDGGQALLALTEREESRYFDQTAFLVFSIGFLIVGAAVLLTGLPETALLISLAVFLCLQNISVFRFRRYRRIYEQLKRNNLT, translated from the coding sequence TTGAAGTTCCGGCTGCATCCGATTTTGCTGCCGGTCTTCATTTTGCTTGCAGTCATGGGAGGACTCGCTGCATACGCGATTGTTTTCGGATCACTGCTGATTCATGAAGCGGGACATTTAGCGGCTGCAAAAGCGCAAAGTATGCGTGTCCGTTCCATAACGATTCTTCCTTATGGCGGGGAAATGGAAATCGCGAATCCCTCCCAGCATTCACGCAGGGCGCGTGTGCTATTAGCGCTTGGGGGGCCAATTGCAACGACACTGGTACTTGCAGCAGCGATTGTCCTATCTTTTCCGGGTTCAATGGATGTGATCCGTATTCAATTATTGATTTTACTTGTGAATTTACTTCCTATTTTGCCGCTGGATGGCGGACAGGCGCTGCTCGCTTTAACTGAACGTGAAGAGAGCCGGTATTTCGATCAAACCGCATTTCTAGTGTTTTCAATCGGATTTTTGATTGTGGGAGCTGCTGTATTACTGACAGGTTTGCCTGAAACTGCACTTTTAATAAGTCTTGCGGTTTTTTTATGTTTGCAAAATATCAGCGTGTTTCGATTCAGAAGATATCGAAGGATTTATGAGCAATTGAAAAGAAACAACTTGACTTGA
- the mreD gene encoding rod shape-determining protein MreD yields the protein MKRFIIPLIAVVLFFLEPVFSLFSPIELGDVRYTLVPRFVIVYLVFIASYYDLRKSVLYGLFFGLLYDMYHIDIIGIYTFLYPLICFLAYVIIRQVHRSTGTVMLLSLFMVVLLEMMSYLFASLIALTSISFEVFMTARLVPTVIANLIFIVLFGWLFRNLIYKRVIEKQAGM from the coding sequence ATGAAACGGTTCATCATTCCTCTTATTGCGGTCGTTCTGTTTTTTCTGGAACCGGTTTTCAGTTTGTTTTCCCCCATTGAATTGGGAGATGTCCGCTATACGCTCGTTCCGAGATTTGTCATTGTTTACTTAGTATTCATTGCTTCTTACTATGATCTTCGCAAGTCAGTTCTCTATGGTTTATTCTTTGGGCTCTTGTATGATATGTATCACATTGATATTATTGGGATATATACGTTTCTTTATCCGCTGATTTGTTTCTTAGCTTATGTGATCATTCGTCAAGTTCATCGGTCTACCGGGACTGTAATGCTCTTGTCTTTGTTTATGGTCGTGCTGCTAGAAATGATGTCATATCTATTTGCTAGTCTGATTGCACTTACGTCGATTAGTTTTGAAGTATTTATGACAGCGAGACTCGTTCCAACAGTGATTGCTAACTTGATATTCATTGTCTTGTTTGGCTGGCTGTTCAGAAACTTGATTTATAAACGAGTCATAGAGAAGCAAGCCGGTATGTAA
- a CDS encoding septum site-determining protein MinC: protein MSKQQVVTIKGTKDGLILRLDDQCAYSDLLEELGKKAQDPGLEGAVEVQIHTGSRYCSDQAAKEIIQIVQSAGHLRVSKIQSDVITMEECNHRVQEQQSETYIGIVRSGQEVRAKGDLVVIGDVNPNGHVSAAGSIYILGRLKGKAHAGNAGNREAVIAASWLEATHLMIADQMETMTDELAILSEHPEMECAYLHTNGFIAIDRLQDLRLLRPGLSTFKGGC from the coding sequence GTGTCGAAACAGCAAGTAGTAACGATTAAAGGGACCAAAGATGGACTCATCCTGCGGCTGGACGATCAATGCGCCTATTCAGATTTATTGGAGGAGTTAGGCAAGAAAGCACAGGATCCAGGTTTAGAAGGCGCTGTCGAAGTACAAATCCATACAGGATCACGGTATTGCAGTGATCAGGCAGCCAAAGAGATTATTCAAATAGTCCAGTCTGCTGGGCATTTACGTGTTTCAAAGATTCAAAGTGATGTCATTACGATGGAAGAATGCAACCACCGCGTGCAAGAACAACAGTCAGAAACGTATATTGGTATTGTTCGTTCCGGTCAGGAAGTTCGTGCCAAAGGGGATCTGGTCGTCATTGGTGATGTGAATCCAAACGGACATGTTTCTGCAGCAGGAAGCATTTATATACTTGGCAGATTAAAAGGGAAAGCGCATGCAGGAAACGCTGGGAATCGGGAAGCTGTCATTGCAGCTTCGTGGTTGGAAGCGACACACCTCATGATTGCGGACCAAATGGAAACAATGACAGACGAGCTCGCAATTTTGTCTGAGCATCCTGAAATGGAATGCGCTTACTTGCATACCAATGGATTCATCGCCATTGACCGTTTGCAGGATCTAAGACTTCTGAGACCTGGTTTGTCAACATTTAAAGGGGGGTGCTAA